The proteins below come from a single Alligator mississippiensis isolate rAllMis1 chromosome 2, rAllMis1, whole genome shotgun sequence genomic window:
- the LOC102571930 gene encoding cytosolic phospholipase A2 epsilon-like translates to MESCASSPQDVIGTKTKILEKGEVTQMKMCTEQWISDTKTSLSPCYLLTVRIIRARNIHRTDVLSETDCYVSLWLPTASLEKARTKTIKNCKDPVWNETFYYRIQSQVKNVLELAIYDDDVVTQDDHLFTVHFDVAKLPFGEPVLMYFKFDTQGKEELEVEFTLDQMLGPLETIVTNGVLVSREMCCLEVQVDEKKKRRKPSSRKDLSLSVKGSHEETQDIMFGYDTVFSSSCPTTFHYVKYKQPVLDIKLSKKHLPSSFHTYACNTKGGPPHVNLNSLPVGEKITVAEDKRFDLHVKAENCPGDLDMRLGFDLCWEEQDFLKKRKKHVASALKKVLHLEQDLQDYETPVIAIMTTGGGMRSLTTTYGSLSGLKKLNLLDCATYVTGLSGTTWTMANLYQDADWSQKDLDEKINEAQKQATKCKLGSFSLERLKYYKQQLSQRKTEGHRTSFIDLWGLIIEYLLHDGKDNHKLSDQREAVNQGQNPLPIYTALNVKENYSTWDFKEWMEFTPYEVGFLKYGAFIRSEDFGSEFFMGRLIKKLPESRICYLEGMWSSIFSLNLIYNWTLSHSSEDFWHRWTQDRVDCIEEEPILPTRPHELKTRLFKPAGPLSQAIRGVMTERLTVARYHNFLKGLQMHNDYLNNDNFCRWKDTVLGDSPNQLTETESYLSLVDTGFFINTSTPPLLRPQRKVDVILHLNYSAGSQILPLDQSCKYYSELGIPFPKIEVSEEDRKNLKECYLFDGAETPGAPILLFFPLVNDTFQNYKAPGVKRSDSEMEEGKVDLTSSSSPYSTYSVRYTEKDYDQLVKLCEYNILNNENLIMKTLSMAVERKRQHKK, encoded by the exons TAAGTGAAACTGACTGCTATGTAAGCCTTTGGCTGCCAACCGCTTCATTAGAAAAGGCTCGTACTAAAACAATCAAGAACTGCAAAGACCCCGTCTGGAATGAAACTTTCTATTACAGGATTCAGAGTCAGGTCAAG AATGTGTTGGAGCTGGCTATCTATGATGATGATGTTGTTACTCAAGATGACCATCTCTTCACTGTGCACTTCGATGTGGCCAAACTTCCATTTGGAGAACCAGTCCTCATGTACTTTAAGTTTGACACACAG ggGAAGGAAGAACTAGAGGTGGAATTTACATTGGACCAGAT GCTTGGCCCACTTGAAACCATTGTCACCAATGGAGTACTAGTG TCTCGTGAAATGTGCTGCTTGGAAGTTCAGGTGgatgagaagaaaaagagaaggaagcCTTCCTCAA GAAAAGACCTATCCCTTTCGGTGAAAGGATCCCATGAGGAGACCCAGGACATTATGTTTGGCTATGATACCGTTTTTAGCTCTTCATGTCCCACTACATTCCACTATGTCAAATATAAGCAGCCAGTACTTGATATTAAGCTATCAAAGAAGCACCTGCCTTCCTCCTTC cATACCTATGCCTGTAACACAAAGGGAGGCCCCCCACATGTGAATCTCAATTCACTTCCTGTAGGAGAAAAAATAACAGTAGCAGAG GATAAAAGATTTGATTTGCATGTGAAAGCAGAAAACTG CCCAGGAGACCTAGACATGCGCTTGGGGTTTGACTTGTGCTGGGAAGAGCAAGACttcttgaaaaaaagaaagaagcatgtTGCTTCTGCTCTGAAGAAAGTTCTCCACTTGGAGCAAGATCTGCAGGACTAtgag ACTCCAGTGATAGCAATCATGACAACAGGAGGGGGGATGAGGTCATTGACAACGACGTATGGCAGTCTGTCAGGTCTCAAAAAGCTAAATCTCTTGGACTGTGCTACATACGTAACTGGTTTATCTGGAACAACATG GACCATGGCAAACTTATACCAAGATGCCGATTGGTCACAGAAGGATCTGGATGAGAAAATCAATGAGGCTCAGAAACAGGCAACGAAATGCAAACTGGGTTCCTTTTCACTGGAGCGTTTGAAGTATTACAAGCAGCAGCTAAGTCAACGGAAAACAGAAGGACACAGGACATCTTTCATAGATTTATGGGGGCTCATCATTGAATATTTGTTACACGATGGG AAAGACAACCATAAACTCTCAGATCAGCGAGAGGCAGTGAACCAGGGTCAGAACCCATTACCTATCTACACAGCACTCAATGTCAAGGAAAACTATAGCACTTGGGATTTCAAAG AATGGATGGAGTTCACCCCTTACGAGGTGGGATTTCTCAAATATGGAGCTTTCATTCGCTCAGAGGATTTTGGTAGTGAGTTCTTCATGGGTCGGCTGATAAAGAAGCTGCCAGAGTCCCGGATCTGCTACCTAGAAG GCATGTGGAGCAGTATATTTTCCCTGAATCTGATATATAACTGGACTCTGTCCCATTCTTCAGAAGATTTCTGGCACAGGTGGACCCAAGACAGAGTAGACTGTATTG AAGAGGAGCCTATACTGCCTACAAGACCCCATGAGTTAAAGACTCGTTTATTCAAACCTGCAGGCCCCCTCTCCCAAGCTATTCGAGGTGTCATGACAGAACGCCTGACAGTTGCCCGCTACCATAATTTCTTAAAGGGCCTCCAGATGCATAATGACTACCTGAACAATGACAACTTTTGTAGATGGAAAG ataCTGTGTTAGGTGATTCACCCAACCAGCTCACTGAGACAGAATCATACCTGTCCCTAGTAGATACTGGCTTTTTCATCAATACCAGCACCCCACCACTTCTGAGGCCCCAGAGAAAAGTGGATGTCATCCTCCATCTAAATTATAGTGCAGGATCACAGATACTG CCTCTGGACCAGTCCTGTAAGTACTACTCGGAACTAGGAATTCCATTCCCCAAAATTGAAGTCAGTGAAGAAGACAGAAAAAATCTGAAGGAGTGCTACCTTTTTGATGGTGCAGAGACACCAGGAGCTCCTATATTGCTATTTTTTCCACTGGTTAATGACACCTTCCAAAATTACAAAGCACCTG gAGTGAAGCGCTCTGACTCAGAGATGGAGGAAGGCAAAGTTGATCTTACCAGTTCCTCTTCCCCTTATTCTACATATTCCGTCAGGTACACAGAGAAAGATTATGATCAACTGGTTAAACTGTGTGAATACAACATCTTGAATAATGAAAACCTGATTATGAAGACCCTGAGTATGGCAGTGGAAAGAAAAAGGCAACATAAGAAATGA